In a single window of the uncultured Dysgonomonas sp. genome:
- a CDS encoding transketolase: MTTTNLLNRSADNIRILSASMVEKAKSGHPGGAMGGADFINVLFSEFLVYDPKNPQWEGRDRFFLDPGHMSPMLYSTLALAGKFSMEDLQGFRQWGSVTPGHPERDILRGIENTSGPLGQGHTFAVGAAIAAKFLKQRFGDCMDQTIYAFISDGGVQEEISQGAGRTAGHLGLDNLIMFYDSNGIQLSTKTREVTEEDVAAKYTAWGWRVITITGNDATEIRAALTEAKQEKERPTLIIGKTIMGKGAVKADGSSFEDETETHGQPLSAAGASYEKTIENLGGDPTNPFVIFPEVKELYEKRAAELAEIVAKKYAAKEAWAKQNPELAQKMQQWFDGYVPQIDWAAIEQKPNQATRAASATVLGVLAKQVENMIVSSADLSNSDKTDGFLKHTHSMKKGDFSGAFLQAGVSELTMACLCIGMTLHGGVTAACATFFVFSDYMKPAIRLAALMELPVKFIWTHDAFRVGEDGPTHEPVEQEAQIRLMEKLQNHHGHNSMLVLRPADVQEATVAWKMAMENKTTPTGLIFSRQNINDLPAKASRYTEALQAEKGAYIVEEDEDYDVILLASGSEVSTLVDGAKLLKADGIKTRIVSVPSEGLFRAQSEAYQQSVLPADKRKFGLTAGLPVTLQGLVGDIGKIWGMNSFGFSAPYKVLDEKLGFTPENVYNQVKEYLK, encoded by the coding sequence ATGACCACAACCAATTTATTAAACAGAAGCGCGGACAACATCCGCATCCTATCGGCCTCTATGGTCGAGAAAGCCAAATCGGGCCATCCCGGAGGCGCCATGGGCGGCGCTGATTTTATCAATGTGCTTTTTTCTGAATTTCTGGTCTATGACCCGAAGAATCCTCAGTGGGAAGGCCGCGACCGTTTCTTCTTAGATCCGGGACATATGTCTCCGATGCTGTACTCCACCCTAGCCCTAGCCGGTAAGTTCAGTATGGAAGACCTTCAGGGCTTCCGCCAGTGGGGCAGCGTAACACCGGGCCATCCCGAAAGAGACATCCTGCGTGGTATCGAGAACACTTCCGGCCCGCTCGGACAAGGGCATACCTTTGCCGTGGGAGCAGCCATCGCCGCCAAGTTCCTCAAACAACGCTTCGGTGACTGCATGGATCAGACCATCTATGCCTTTATCTCCGACGGAGGCGTACAGGAAGAGATCTCACAGGGAGCAGGCCGTACGGCAGGCCACCTCGGACTCGACAACCTGATCATGTTCTACGACTCCAACGGTATCCAGCTGTCTACCAAGACCCGCGAAGTGACCGAAGAAGACGTAGCCGCCAAATATACAGCATGGGGTTGGCGTGTGATTACCATTACAGGCAACGACGCCACCGAGATCCGTGCCGCCCTGACAGAAGCCAAACAGGAAAAAGAACGCCCTACCCTGATTATCGGTAAGACCATCATGGGAAAAGGAGCAGTCAAAGCAGACGGCAGCAGCTTCGAAGACGAAACAGAAACACACGGACAACCGTTAAGCGCAGCGGGAGCCTCTTACGAGAAGACCATCGAAAACTTAGGTGGAGATCCGACAAATCCGTTCGTTATCTTCCCCGAAGTCAAAGAACTCTACGAAAAACGTGCTGCCGAACTGGCAGAGATCGTAGCCAAGAAATATGCGGCCAAAGAAGCCTGGGCAAAACAAAACCCGGAGCTGGCACAAAAGATGCAGCAGTGGTTCGACGGCTATGTACCACAAATAGACTGGGCAGCCATCGAACAGAAGCCGAACCAGGCCACCCGTGCCGCCTCAGCTACCGTACTGGGAGTATTGGCCAAACAGGTAGAGAATATGATCGTATCCTCAGCCGACCTGTCCAACTCGGACAAGACCGATGGTTTCCTCAAGCATACCCACAGCATGAAGAAAGGCGATTTCTCGGGAGCCTTCCTGCAGGCAGGCGTATCGGAGCTTACCATGGCTTGCCTGTGTATCGGTATGACCCTGCACGGAGGAGTCACGGCAGCCTGCGCCACCTTCTTTGTATTCTCCGACTATATGAAACCTGCCATCCGCCTTGCGGCGCTGATGGAACTACCCGTTAAGTTTATCTGGACACACGATGCCTTCCGTGTCGGTGAAGACGGTCCTACCCACGAACCGGTGGAACAGGAAGCCCAGATACGCCTGATGGAGAAGTTGCAGAACCACCACGGTCACAACTCGATGCTTGTTCTCCGTCCTGCCGACGTACAGGAAGCTACCGTAGCATGGAAGATGGCCATGGAAAACAAGACCACTCCGACAGGCCTTATCTTCTCACGGCAGAACATCAACGACCTGCCTGCTAAGGCAAGCCGCTATACAGAAGCCTTACAGGCTGAAAAAGGAGCTTACATAGTAGAAGAAGACGAGGACTACGATGTTATCCTGTTGGCTTCGGGTTCGGAAGTCTCAACCCTTGTAGACGGGGCTAAGCTGCTGAAAGCAGACGGCATCAAGACACGTATCGTATCGGTACCATCCGAAGGGCTGTTCCGTGCACAAAGCGAAGCCTACCAGCAAAGCGTACTTCCGGCGGACAAGCGGAAGTTCGGCCTTACAGCAGGCCTTCCTGTTACCCTTCAGGGTCTTGTAGGCGATATAGGTAAGATCTGGGGTATGAACTCCTTCGGATTCTCCGCCCCTTATAAGGTACTGGACGAGAAGCTTGGCTTTACTCCTGAGAATGTATATAATCAGGTGAAGGAATATCTGAAATGA